A window of Pirellula sp. SH-Sr6A contains these coding sequences:
- a CDS encoding ABC1 kinase family protein, with protein MRLTSLPRYYRNLRRWQEIIVVLRRYGLADWLSRLRVDFIRDWLKDDDGVPLSSYSRSARVRMALTDLGPTFIKLGQVLSLRPDLVGSDLAKELTLLQTQVPADPFNVVRQIVEKELGQPLEEVFLRFEETSIASASIGQVHEAVLRDGTRVVVKVQHADIQRTVSEDLEVLCGLAVMAEKIPELAAWQPRTIVEQLSRSLRRELSFQRELLNLQVFQRLLSDKPGIRVPRGFPKQSSSMVLTMEKLEGESIHSIAVDTEEGVGQRVEIARRVASLYVDSIFVMGLYHADPHPGNILILANGDVGLLDFGMVGRIDDTLRGNIEEMLFAVVSQDSALLTSLIKRAGKIPASIDESLLSNDVADLIANYATQPIETLDFAAALHDATDVLHRHRITLPSQMSILIKTLITLQGTISQLSPGFSILETVQPKLGSLRRNRYSPWRQARRMRRLYVEIEGLVERMPSQISALMELIQEGKLDVQLSHRGLSPSINRLVLGLLTSSLLLGSSILMASKVPPLLFTQRGPLGLQDLSLLGLIGFLVSSLVAFRILLAINKSGHLDAESDEHYDQYK; from the coding sequence ATGCGACTTACCTCCTTACCACGCTACTATCGCAATCTGCGTCGTTGGCAAGAGATCATCGTCGTGCTGCGGCGCTACGGGTTAGCCGATTGGCTCAGCCGGTTGCGAGTAGATTTTATTCGCGATTGGTTAAAGGATGACGACGGAGTACCTCTGTCCAGTTATTCTCGATCGGCCCGGGTACGTATGGCTCTCACTGATTTGGGGCCGACGTTTATTAAACTTGGACAAGTTCTATCGCTTCGCCCCGATTTGGTCGGTTCCGATCTTGCCAAGGAGCTTACGTTGCTTCAAACGCAAGTCCCGGCAGATCCTTTCAATGTGGTTCGTCAGATCGTCGAAAAGGAACTTGGACAACCGCTTGAAGAGGTATTTCTCCGTTTTGAGGAAACCTCGATTGCTTCGGCCTCCATTGGTCAAGTGCACGAAGCGGTTCTGCGCGACGGGACGCGTGTCGTTGTCAAAGTGCAGCATGCGGATATTCAAAGGACCGTGAGCGAAGACTTGGAGGTCCTTTGCGGGTTGGCGGTGATGGCAGAGAAAATCCCTGAGTTGGCTGCATGGCAACCGCGTACGATCGTGGAGCAGTTGTCTCGATCATTGCGTCGTGAATTGAGTTTTCAGAGGGAATTGCTCAATCTGCAAGTCTTCCAACGTCTTCTTTCCGACAAACCGGGGATTCGAGTTCCGAGAGGTTTTCCCAAGCAATCCTCTTCGATGGTTCTCACGATGGAGAAGTTGGAAGGGGAGTCGATACACTCGATCGCCGTGGATACAGAAGAGGGGGTCGGGCAACGAGTAGAAATCGCAAGGCGTGTTGCGAGTTTGTACGTCGATAGCATATTTGTGATGGGCCTTTACCATGCCGATCCCCATCCTGGAAACATCCTCATTTTGGCCAATGGCGATGTCGGACTTCTCGATTTCGGAATGGTGGGGAGGATCGATGATACGTTGCGAGGAAATATCGAAGAGATGCTCTTCGCTGTGGTGAGTCAAGATTCCGCGCTGCTGACGTCGCTGATCAAGCGTGCGGGAAAGATTCCTGCGAGTATCGATGAATCGCTTTTATCCAACGATGTTGCGGATTTGATCGCCAATTATGCGACACAGCCCATTGAAACGCTCGACTTTGCTGCGGCCCTGCACGACGCGACGGACGTTTTGCACCGCCATCGCATTACTCTGCCGAGCCAAATGAGTATTCTGATCAAGACCCTCATTACGTTACAGGGAACCATTAGCCAATTGAGTCCTGGATTCAGTATTTTGGAAACTGTGCAACCGAAGCTTGGTTCCCTTCGTCGCAATCGTTATTCACCATGGCGACAGGCGAGAAGGATGAGGCGATTGTATGTTGAGATCGAGGGGCTCGTGGAGAGGATGCCCTCTCAAATCAGTGCCCTCATGGAATTGATTCAAGAGGGGAAGCTCGATGTGCAGTTGTCCCATCGCGGCTTGAGCCCTTCGATCAATCGCCTCGTGCTGGGCCTGTTGACGAGTTCGCTTCTTTTGGGGTCATCGATTCTCATGGCCTCGAAAGTTCCTCCGTTGCTATTCACCCAACGCGGACCTCTGGGGCTCCAGGATCTGTCATTGCTCGGACTGATCGGCTTTCTTGTCTCTTCTCTCGTCGCGTTTCGAATCTTGTTGGCCATCAACAAATCGGGCCATCTCGATGCGGAATCCGATGAACACTACGATCAATACAAGTAG
- a CDS encoding PQQ-binding-like beta-propeller repeat protein — protein sequence MDARLRLAFLFGLTTWIGGVLVCNVSFAQFARPRSQQVDSTWMPPSREVLTLLEDAREHVAASRWSEATLAIGQLLGIESDASNEEFGIDYFLESESPPSQPRDPRFGRIVQGNLFAILYELVDQLPDEAMEILDVRHGVEAKKVLDDAVATGDWDRIERLSTRLGFLPVGQDATLLMAQRALGQGDASQGAFMLSQLLKQRRAIARFGAALGILGAEAQLLAGNREEAERLLRLVAAQNPSFRVDWFGTALNWDAATLDNDISKILERLSAKAASQSLKKVDLVVAQPSIVGGNSRRNSDTRAGVPLPILQWHAELHESSQQKEELLSTLKSQAGMPIEQAGTTIPSRMPICVGRSIIASTFDQRIVALDLQTGLLQWECVYTGMPLGFSMENIPTRGSIGSEYGVPEYLAKRVWGEATIGHLASDGERVYGVSELPSVDVSEAYALGPNARFARQLGIKTYNVLQCWSVPEEGKLLWEVGGVKSETEPALVNILFLGPPLPYRGELLILGELNGEVALFSLAPDSGKVLWRQPLVVNNGAVVANDTMRRSIGATPSADGNLIVCPTLSGHLVAFDLHTRSLQWGLAYRSKVSTAGAMTGTFGGMELGIFEPFDSRSVDLAPVIAEGVALYAPPDGFGVYAVELQTGERRWHALDSQDRKIRYVGCVAGQTAIIVCQNAIYGLDLQTGEPKWEPIGLPEGSQVVGRGVRNGNRFYVPTSSQTIEGLDIVTGKWVSSTRLEQMPGNLVNVNNKLLSLSPTELDCYSIQDLLREEVKQELSQAAISLESLMKQGELALADGRVEEAMDLLEKAYQMDPEDQDVWLRLRKASTTALMSDFEKYSSRVSAYKIGLEYDFVFLRTLVQGLQQKGLYDQVLLKLIELSDARTSRRHDQSGGNEFFQPTPQLSVQEDCWIETQVERALNEIGNWQAKPELVAALDAQVAKIPKLQPNLQRVKLKHFRSVDRVSSVRVRLAEELLEEGNLLDAEELAIEAFGNDPIANWMKIDAGAAEVLAKVYAASFRMDLVEKILPSTANDGMDKVRARVEEWYRVWAERGNEVYPQAIANRFFKAIPTSDWPKGKVEGNVNASQEMMQLQGFADSTIPCRVQGVVGETLQNWDFTYSTSSGNVILRNRLNGFSSAARTQSFTLAQGVVQVFAIDGKLILENNRTLVAVDALKRPAIDSENEIWHRYFEGAVPVVERGRARQAVEATYWGLPVANKSFRVIGGGRFGLLVIDEDQLMCLDPKTGETIWKQVGFQGAHFAMDGEVLYGALPTRKLLKMDVRSGQTLKSENFTGAHPYTLAVGKHLLYANEQKRQVTLVDPKDGTTVLDRTFSADTAIALAPNGLGLVTLDNAGTVFYWNFQTGKEHQHRIEKQDDLLDLRESFDAKGTTLSVHSFEDKLIVLPYNKIYTYARPEIYPSEGDSAFARVSGSVFAIDASDGKPVWEKAVPVMQYGFPLHQAKNNCPGLFFVRRIVLPRVNDGRAAEMVCVAIIDVRNGNILFEQDDVLGAHQPQFSQTVVPELRMVRCTYGGVEFMFKWTDQEQESSPDRIGQKNMSEYASKIEEMLKSRKDEKRVPAPRIEAQPVPNP from the coding sequence ATGGATGCTCGATTGCGGCTCGCATTTCTTTTCGGTCTGACGACTTGGATTGGCGGGGTTCTGGTTTGCAACGTCAGCTTCGCCCAATTTGCGCGCCCCAGATCCCAGCAAGTTGATTCGACTTGGATGCCCCCCTCCCGAGAGGTACTCACTCTCTTGGAGGATGCTCGCGAGCATGTGGCTGCATCGCGGTGGTCGGAAGCGACATTGGCGATCGGTCAACTGTTGGGAATCGAATCGGATGCATCCAACGAGGAATTCGGTATCGACTATTTCCTCGAATCGGAATCGCCACCGAGCCAACCCCGCGACCCCCGCTTCGGGCGGATTGTTCAAGGAAACTTGTTCGCGATTCTTTATGAATTAGTCGATCAGTTACCTGACGAAGCGATGGAGATCTTAGACGTTCGACACGGCGTAGAAGCAAAAAAGGTATTGGATGATGCCGTTGCCACTGGCGATTGGGATCGCATCGAACGGCTTTCGACTCGACTCGGTTTTCTCCCAGTAGGTCAAGACGCCACATTGCTCATGGCGCAGCGAGCTTTGGGGCAAGGAGATGCGAGCCAAGGTGCGTTCATGCTGTCGCAGCTCCTCAAGCAGCGTCGTGCTATCGCTCGCTTCGGTGCAGCCCTTGGTATTCTCGGCGCCGAAGCGCAATTGCTTGCCGGGAACCGTGAAGAAGCGGAACGCCTGTTGCGATTGGTCGCTGCCCAGAACCCCTCCTTCCGCGTGGATTGGTTCGGTACAGCTTTGAATTGGGACGCGGCGACGTTGGATAACGACATTTCGAAGATTCTCGAGAGGCTCTCCGCCAAAGCGGCATCTCAATCGCTGAAAAAAGTGGATCTCGTTGTTGCTCAACCGTCGATCGTCGGGGGCAACAGCCGTCGAAATAGCGATACGCGAGCAGGCGTCCCGCTTCCTATCCTGCAATGGCATGCCGAACTGCATGAGTCGAGCCAACAAAAGGAAGAACTGTTGTCGACGCTAAAGAGCCAAGCCGGGATGCCAATCGAACAGGCCGGTACGACGATTCCCTCGAGGATGCCGATTTGCGTTGGGCGATCGATTATTGCTTCGACGTTTGACCAGCGGATCGTCGCCCTGGATTTGCAGACCGGTCTGCTGCAGTGGGAATGCGTTTACACGGGCATGCCCTTGGGGTTTTCCATGGAGAATATCCCGACGCGTGGATCCATCGGATCGGAATATGGGGTTCCCGAATACCTTGCCAAACGGGTTTGGGGAGAAGCGACCATCGGCCATTTGGCGAGCGACGGAGAGCGTGTGTATGGCGTGAGTGAATTACCCAGCGTCGATGTGTCCGAGGCCTATGCATTAGGTCCCAACGCCCGATTCGCCAGGCAGCTGGGGATCAAGACCTACAACGTGTTGCAATGCTGGAGTGTACCGGAAGAGGGCAAACTTCTTTGGGAGGTGGGAGGAGTTAAGAGCGAGACGGAACCCGCGCTGGTCAATATTCTCTTCTTAGGGCCACCATTGCCCTATCGAGGGGAGCTGCTGATTCTAGGGGAGCTGAACGGTGAAGTAGCTTTGTTTTCGCTCGCTCCTGATTCCGGAAAAGTCCTCTGGCGCCAGCCTCTTGTGGTGAACAACGGTGCGGTCGTTGCGAACGACACGATGCGCCGAAGTATCGGTGCAACCCCATCTGCGGACGGTAACCTGATTGTTTGCCCGACTTTGTCGGGGCATTTGGTTGCGTTCGATCTTCACACCCGATCTCTGCAATGGGGACTCGCCTATCGCTCGAAAGTAAGCACGGCAGGAGCGATGACGGGAACCTTTGGCGGGATGGAACTGGGGATATTCGAACCCTTCGATTCTCGATCGGTCGACCTGGCCCCTGTGATTGCCGAAGGCGTCGCGCTCTATGCTCCGCCCGACGGATTCGGTGTCTATGCGGTGGAGCTTCAGACGGGGGAACGCAGATGGCACGCGTTGGATTCTCAAGACCGAAAAATTCGATATGTCGGTTGCGTCGCCGGGCAAACAGCGATCATTGTTTGTCAGAATGCGATTTACGGACTGGATTTGCAAACTGGTGAGCCGAAATGGGAGCCCATCGGACTTCCCGAAGGATCACAAGTGGTCGGTCGCGGGGTGCGCAATGGCAACCGTTTTTATGTGCCTACTTCGTCTCAAACCATCGAGGGCCTCGATATTGTCACGGGCAAGTGGGTGTCGAGCACTCGGCTCGAGCAGATGCCAGGAAATTTGGTAAACGTCAACAATAAACTCCTCTCCCTATCACCTACCGAACTCGACTGCTATTCGATCCAGGACTTGCTCCGAGAAGAGGTCAAGCAAGAGCTTTCGCAGGCTGCGATTTCGTTGGAATCGTTGATGAAACAAGGGGAATTGGCCTTGGCCGACGGGCGCGTGGAGGAGGCGATGGATTTGCTCGAAAAAGCCTACCAGATGGATCCGGAGGACCAAGACGTTTGGTTGCGACTTCGCAAAGCTTCAACAACGGCGTTGATGAGCGATTTTGAAAAGTACTCGTCGAGGGTTTCTGCATACAAAATCGGTTTGGAGTATGACTTTGTCTTTCTTCGCACGCTTGTCCAAGGCCTCCAGCAGAAAGGCCTGTACGATCAAGTTCTACTAAAGCTGATCGAACTTTCCGATGCGAGAACAAGTCGAAGGCACGATCAATCGGGTGGGAACGAGTTCTTTCAGCCGACTCCGCAATTGTCCGTCCAAGAAGATTGTTGGATCGAAACCCAAGTCGAGCGAGCTTTGAACGAAATCGGGAATTGGCAAGCGAAGCCAGAACTTGTTGCGGCGCTCGATGCCCAGGTCGCAAAGATTCCAAAGCTTCAACCCAATCTGCAACGCGTGAAACTCAAACATTTTCGGTCCGTCGATCGGGTCTCCAGCGTGCGTGTGCGATTGGCGGAAGAATTGCTCGAAGAAGGGAACTTGCTCGACGCCGAGGAGCTTGCCATCGAAGCATTTGGAAACGATCCGATTGCAAATTGGATGAAGATCGATGCCGGAGCTGCAGAGGTACTCGCCAAAGTCTATGCAGCATCGTTTCGCATGGATCTAGTAGAAAAGATCCTTCCCTCGACGGCGAATGATGGAATGGATAAGGTTCGCGCGCGAGTCGAAGAATGGTATCGGGTTTGGGCGGAACGCGGAAATGAAGTATACCCCCAAGCAATTGCGAACCGGTTTTTCAAAGCAATTCCGACCAGCGATTGGCCGAAAGGGAAAGTGGAGGGGAATGTCAACGCGTCGCAAGAGATGATGCAGCTTCAAGGATTCGCTGACTCTACTATTCCGTGCCGAGTGCAAGGGGTGGTTGGAGAGACTCTGCAGAATTGGGACTTCACTTACTCCACGAGTAGCGGCAACGTCATTTTGCGCAACCGTTTGAATGGGTTTAGCAGCGCTGCGAGGACACAGTCCTTTACTCTGGCGCAGGGAGTAGTTCAAGTATTTGCAATCGATGGAAAGTTGATACTTGAAAACAATAGAACCCTGGTCGCTGTGGATGCCTTAAAGAGACCGGCGATCGATAGCGAGAATGAAATTTGGCATCGCTATTTCGAAGGAGCAGTGCCAGTTGTCGAGCGAGGGCGGGCTCGACAAGCGGTCGAAGCGACCTACTGGGGATTGCCTGTCGCGAACAAGTCGTTTCGAGTGATTGGAGGTGGACGGTTTGGATTGTTGGTGATCGATGAAGATCAATTGATGTGTCTAGATCCCAAGACAGGCGAAACGATTTGGAAGCAAGTCGGGTTTCAAGGGGCCCATTTTGCAATGGACGGGGAGGTGCTATACGGAGCTTTACCGACCCGAAAACTTCTCAAGATGGACGTGCGAAGCGGTCAAACGCTGAAGAGCGAGAATTTCACAGGAGCCCATCCCTACACACTGGCGGTTGGAAAACATCTTCTTTATGCAAACGAGCAAAAGCGGCAAGTGACACTGGTGGATCCAAAGGATGGAACAACGGTATTGGATCGAACATTCTCGGCCGACACGGCCATCGCCTTAGCGCCAAACGGACTTGGGTTGGTCACCCTCGACAATGCCGGAACCGTTTTTTATTGGAATTTCCAGACAGGCAAGGAGCACCAGCACCGAATTGAAAAACAGGATGATCTGCTCGATTTGAGAGAATCTTTCGATGCAAAAGGTACGACGCTGTCGGTACATTCATTTGAAGATAAGCTAATTGTCTTGCCCTACAACAAGATCTATACCTATGCCCGACCCGAGATTTATCCCTCTGAAGGAGACAGCGCATTTGCTCGCGTGAGTGGTTCCGTGTTCGCAATCGATGCTTCCGATGGAAAGCCGGTTTGGGAGAAAGCTGTCCCAGTGATGCAATACGGTTTCCCGTTGCATCAAGCGAAGAATAATTGTCCGGGTCTGTTTTTTGTCCGACGAATCGTTCTGCCTCGAGTGAACGACGGTAGGGCTGCTGAGATGGTCTGCGTGGCAATCATCGATGTTAGGAATGGGAATATACTTTTCGAACAGGACGACGTTCTGGGAGCCCATCAGCCTCAGTTCTCGCAGACTGTCGTTCCGGAGCTCAGAATGGTTCGCTGTACATATGGTGGTGTGGAGTTTATGTTCAAGTGGACAGACCAGGAACAAGAGTCATCACCGGATCGCATCGGCCAAAAGAACATGTCGGAGTACGCGTCCAAGATCGAGGAAATGCTCAAGTCGCGAAAAGATGAGAAGCGCGTTCCTGCACCTAGGATCGAAGCACAGCCCGTCCCTAATCCTTAA
- a CDS encoding aspartate carbamoyltransferase catalytic subunit → MSSESALTLPPPRSLALPKIPPHWSHKHLLGLEHLTADEITLILDFAEALHGATHQGRTKLDLLKGRTVANLFFENSTRTRNSFSLAAKRLGADTVEFSSSGSSVAKGETFIDTAKTIEAMLVDAVVVRHSSPGTPHMLANHLKCSIVNAGDGPHEHPTQGLLDLLTIRQHRGSLAGLTVALVGDIAHSRTARSNIWGLLKLGAKVIVCGPATLVSKNWEKLGVEVAYDLDKILPRCDVLNLLRIQFERQAIRPFPSVHEYMLLYAMNKERIQRSKEDILIMAPGPINRGVELTPEVADGPHSVILEQVTNGIAVRMATLWLLLGGLNTAVKHDAA, encoded by the coding sequence ATGTCGAGCGAATCCGCATTGACTCTCCCTCCCCCTCGATCGCTTGCTCTGCCGAAAATTCCTCCCCACTGGTCTCACAAGCACTTGCTGGGGCTGGAACATCTGACGGCCGATGAAATCACGCTCATTCTCGATTTCGCCGAGGCCTTGCACGGAGCGACCCATCAAGGGCGGACGAAGCTCGATCTATTAAAAGGTCGAACCGTTGCGAACTTGTTCTTCGAAAACAGTACTCGCACCCGAAACAGCTTTTCTCTCGCCGCTAAACGCTTGGGGGCCGATACGGTCGAGTTTTCCTCGAGCGGCTCGAGCGTCGCCAAAGGAGAGACATTCATCGACACGGCCAAGACGATCGAAGCCATGCTGGTCGACGCCGTCGTCGTACGGCATAGTTCTCCGGGAACTCCCCACATGCTCGCGAACCATTTGAAGTGCAGCATCGTGAATGCCGGGGACGGCCCCCACGAACACCCCACCCAAGGCCTCTTGGATTTGCTCACAATCCGGCAGCACCGCGGGTCGCTCGCCGGTCTCACCGTAGCGCTCGTTGGCGATATTGCGCATTCTCGCACGGCGCGGTCCAATATTTGGGGTCTGCTGAAACTCGGAGCCAAGGTGATTGTTTGCGGACCTGCAACATTGGTATCGAAGAACTGGGAAAAGCTAGGAGTGGAGGTCGCCTACGACTTGGACAAGATATTGCCCCGATGCGACGTTCTCAACCTGCTGCGCATACAGTTTGAGCGCCAAGCCATACGTCCATTCCCTTCGGTACATGAATACATGTTGCTGTACGCGATGAACAAGGAACGCATTCAGCGCAGCAAGGAGGATATCCTCATCATGGCGCCAGGGCCCATCAATCGAGGGGTTGAATTGACCCCCGAAGTCGCCGATGGTCCGCATTCGGTGATCCTGGAACAAGTCACCAACGGTATCGCCGTTCGCATGGCTACTCTTTGGCTTCTCCTCGGAGGCCTTAACACGGCCGTGAAGCATGATGCGGCCTAA
- a CDS encoding dihydroorotase gives MDSSWLIENARLIDPSNGMDRVGRLLILDGRFAGVDTLDGDVPTHVERLDARDCIVAPGLVDLGTEFGEPGREEDETIQSGTLAALAGGYTSVALSSNTLPPIDTAASVEFIHQKASRADHCRVYALGCVSKERKGESLAEIGSLVDAGAVALYDGPNPIENTGLLRRALEYCLMFDRVVFDHPEIASISRGGVMHEGLEQLKLGLAPMPAEAEDLATSRDLRLIEATGGRLHLTSISTSGSVELCRRAKSRGIQFTAGSYVANLHFTDEALRSFDANCKVNPPFRSRDHVEACLEGLADGTIDIISSGHKPCSLEKKMLEINDAPFGMIALETALAEVVTFLIRPGILSWPQALAKMSWNPSKLLGLPGGTLEIGKPADAVIIQPDRLWRVNASNLKSRSYNTPLDGADLYGAVTHTFVGGRLRYHA, from the coding sequence ATGGATTCTTCTTGGCTCATTGAGAACGCACGCTTGATCGACCCCAGCAATGGGATGGATCGGGTGGGAAGGCTTTTGATCCTGGATGGTCGTTTCGCTGGCGTCGACACTTTGGATGGTGATGTTCCTACCCATGTCGAGCGACTCGATGCTCGAGATTGCATCGTCGCTCCAGGCTTAGTCGATTTAGGGACAGAGTTCGGAGAGCCGGGCCGCGAGGAAGATGAGACGATCCAGTCCGGGACTCTCGCGGCGCTCGCTGGCGGTTACACGTCAGTTGCCCTTTCCTCCAATACCCTACCACCGATCGACACCGCAGCGAGCGTCGAGTTCATTCATCAAAAGGCGAGCCGAGCCGATCACTGTCGCGTATATGCCCTCGGCTGTGTAAGCAAGGAGCGAAAAGGCGAATCGCTTGCGGAGATCGGCTCCCTGGTCGATGCTGGAGCTGTCGCACTTTACGATGGTCCAAACCCTATTGAGAACACCGGGTTGCTGCGACGCGCTCTCGAGTACTGCTTGATGTTCGATCGCGTCGTATTCGATCACCCTGAAATCGCCTCGATCTCTCGTGGCGGCGTGATGCATGAAGGATTAGAGCAACTCAAGCTAGGACTCGCACCTATGCCTGCCGAAGCGGAGGACTTAGCCACCTCGCGCGATTTGCGACTGATCGAAGCAACCGGTGGTCGGCTCCACCTTACTAGCATCAGTACTTCTGGAAGCGTGGAGTTGTGTCGACGGGCCAAGTCGCGAGGTATTCAATTCACGGCGGGAAGCTACGTTGCCAACCTTCACTTCACCGATGAAGCGCTCCGTTCCTTCGATGCCAATTGCAAAGTCAATCCTCCTTTCCGATCCCGCGATCACGTCGAAGCTTGTTTGGAAGGGCTAGCGGACGGCACCATCGACATTATCAGCAGCGGCCACAAACCTTGCTCGCTCGAAAAGAAGATGCTTGAAATCAACGATGCGCCGTTCGGAATGATTGCCTTGGAAACGGCTCTCGCGGAAGTGGTGACGTTCTTGATTCGCCCTGGCATCCTGAGTTGGCCCCAAGCGCTCGCGAAGATGAGCTGGAATCCCTCCAAGCTGCTCGGTCTACCGGGCGGGACTTTGGAAATCGGCAAACCAGCCGATGCGGTCATCATCCAGCCAGATCGCCTTTGGCGAGTCAATGCATCCAATTTGAAAAGCCGATCCTACAACACCCCCCTCGATGGCGCTGACCTTTATGGCGCAGTGACCCACACCTTCGTAGGCGGCCGACTGCGTTATCACGCCTGA
- a CDS encoding arylsulfatase, with protein MIRHLLSGASVCNYLCLTIGFILSSAVAVLAEDAPGKRPNFVVILADDMGYSDLGCYGGEIRTPHLDSLARDGIRFTQFYNTARCCPTRASLLTGLYPHQAGIGHMMDDRGLPGYQGNLNDQCRTIAEMLQPAGYANYAVGKWHVTRHAGAEGPKNNWPIHRGFDRFYGTIHGAGSFFDPSSLVRDNTMISPFADEEYQPETYYYTDAISDHAIRYIREHTEEKQDKPFFLYVAYTAAHWPMHALPEDIQKYRGVYDEGYDAIRKKRLQKGSQIGVMNAEQGLAPTAKDWASVQHRDWEIACMEVYAAMVDRMDQGIGRIRAELEAQGLLDDTVIFYLQDNGGCAEGMGRVGNPKHPNIARPASPTLSPMKPTDFAAAGSVPDQTRDGYPVRMGPKAMPGPADTYVAYGEGWANVSNTPFREYKHWVHEGGISTPLIAFWPKGIKKAGSLANDPGHLIDIAATLVDLSGAKYPSESTPLEGLSLRPVFDGNRLEREAIYWEHEGNRAVRSGKWKLVAKHGKPWELYDIDADRIEAHDLAAEQPAKVAELRALYETYAKRANVAPWPLKSAK; from the coding sequence ATGATTCGACACCTTCTCTCCGGTGCATCGGTTTGCAACTATCTTTGTTTAACCATTGGATTTATTCTCTCGTCGGCTGTCGCAGTCTTGGCCGAGGATGCGCCCGGCAAGCGTCCCAATTTCGTCGTGATTCTCGCAGACGATATGGGATATAGCGATCTGGGGTGCTACGGCGGTGAGATTCGAACCCCCCATCTCGATTCTCTGGCTCGGGACGGAATTCGGTTTACGCAATTCTACAACACCGCCCGTTGCTGTCCGACCCGCGCAAGTTTGTTGACAGGCCTTTACCCACACCAGGCAGGCATTGGGCATATGATGGACGACCGTGGATTGCCTGGCTACCAAGGGAACTTGAATGACCAATGCCGAACCATCGCGGAGATGCTTCAACCCGCTGGCTATGCAAATTATGCGGTAGGGAAATGGCATGTGACCAGACACGCGGGGGCGGAGGGGCCCAAGAACAATTGGCCCATCCATCGAGGCTTTGATCGCTTTTACGGAACGATTCACGGTGCAGGAAGCTTCTTCGATCCGTCCTCACTGGTTCGCGATAACACGATGATTTCCCCCTTCGCCGATGAAGAGTACCAGCCTGAGACATATTACTACACCGACGCCATTTCGGACCATGCCATTCGTTACATTCGAGAACATACGGAGGAGAAGCAGGACAAGCCGTTTTTCTTGTATGTCGCCTACACGGCAGCTCATTGGCCGATGCACGCGCTCCCAGAGGACATTCAAAAGTATCGGGGCGTGTATGACGAAGGGTATGATGCAATCCGTAAGAAGCGACTGCAGAAAGGAAGCCAGATCGGTGTCATGAATGCCGAACAAGGGCTTGCACCGACCGCGAAGGATTGGGCTTCGGTTCAGCATCGCGACTGGGAGATCGCTTGCATGGAGGTCTATGCAGCGATGGTCGATCGGATGGATCAAGGCATCGGTCGCATTCGAGCGGAGTTGGAGGCCCAAGGACTCTTGGACGACACTGTGATTTTTTATTTGCAAGATAATGGAGGGTGTGCCGAAGGGATGGGGCGAGTCGGCAATCCGAAACATCCCAACATTGCCCGTCCCGCTTCGCCCACACTCTCTCCGATGAAGCCGACCGACTTCGCAGCTGCGGGAAGCGTCCCTGACCAAACACGCGACGGATATCCGGTTCGAATGGGTCCCAAGGCAATGCCAGGACCTGCTGATACGTACGTTGCTTATGGCGAAGGTTGGGCGAACGTTAGCAATACGCCCTTCCGCGAATACAAGCACTGGGTACATGAAGGGGGGATCAGCACGCCGTTGATTGCGTTTTGGCCAAAGGGTATAAAGAAAGCAGGCTCTCTTGCCAACGATCCAGGCCATCTCATCGATATCGCTGCGACACTTGTCGATCTATCGGGCGCGAAGTACCCGTCAGAATCAACTCCACTTGAGGGCCTTTCGCTGCGACCAGTATTCGACGGCAATCGATTAGAGAGAGAAGCGATTTACTGGGAACACGAGGGAAATCGAGCCGTTCGTTCGGGGAAGTGGAAGCTAGTAGCCAAGCATGGAAAGCCTTGGGAACTTTACGACATCGACGCGGATCGAATAGAAGCCCATGATCTTGCAGCGGAGCAACCGGCCAAAGTTGCCGAATTACGTGCCCTTTACGAGACCTACGCGAAGCGAGCCAATGTCGCCCCTTGGCCATTGAAATCAGCGAAATAG